Proteins encoded in a region of the Prunus persica cultivar Lovell chromosome G4, Prunus_persica_NCBIv2, whole genome shotgun sequence genome:
- the LOC109948467 gene encoding uncharacterized protein LOC109948467: MAEQVLNTYIYTMCFSINHNSIETLIGSNYTKWREDVEIALGLLDYEMVIEEEAPAEPAATASAEAKAKYAKWIKANKMAILIMRRSISPSVRGSITPSDNAKKFIDSIAEKFQESKKAEIGTLMAQLTDAKYNGEKCVRTHILNMLEIGNKLQALKVNVDENMMVHFAINSLPSTFKHLRSTYVAQKEIWTVTDLIGICVQEEQNMKKDKAEERVNMVHNFKPKKDFGKGKIAWKKNKEEKGSKGLEPEGFKCYFCKNLVI, from the exons ATGGCAGAACAAG ttttaaacacatatatatatactatgtGTTTTTCAATTAATCACAACTCGATTGAAACTCTCATTGGCTCCAACTACACCAAATGGAGGGAAGATGTGGAAATTGCTCTAGGATTGCTGGATTATGAGATGgtcattgaagaagaagctccTGCAGAACCTGCTGCTACTGCATCTGctgaagcaaaagcaaaatatGCAAAATGGATTAAAGCCAACAAGATGGCTATTCTAATCATGAGGAGATCAATTTCACCATCTGTCAGAGGAAGCATCACACCATCTGATAATGCCAAGAAGTTCATTGATTCTATTGCGGAAAAATTTCAGGAATCCAAGAAAGCTGAAATTGGTACTCTGATGGCACAACTTACTGATGCAAAATACAATGGGGAGAAGTGTGTAAGAACACACATATTGAATATGCTGGAAATTGGGAACAAGCTGCAAGCACTCAAAGTCAATGTGGATGAAAATATGATGGTACACTTTGCAATAAATTCTCTACCAAGCACTTTCAAGCACCTTAGAAGCACCTATGTAGCACAGAAGGAAATATGGACAGTAACTGACCTCATAGGCATCTGTGTGCAGGAAGaacaaaatatgaagaaagatAAGGCTGAAGAAAGAGTTAACATGGTTCACAACTTCAAACCCAAAAAGGATTTTGGAAAGGGTAAAATTGcttggaagaaaaacaaggaagaaaaggGAAGTAAGGGGCTAGAACCAGAAGGTTTCAAGTGTTACTTCTGCAAGAATTTGGTCATATGA